The following are encoded together in the Streptomyces sp. NBC_00341 genome:
- a CDS encoding LPXTG cell wall anchor domain-containing protein has translation MTKKTRVRVARIAAGAVIAAGASLTAAGAAQAVGIGVDVPGIGVNAEANQDGVNIGIDGQDDAAGGGDAAAGGEDAAGGGEDAAGGGDAAGGADVAGGADVAGGADVAGGGDAAAGGEDAAGGGDAAAGGEDAAGGGDAAAGGEDAAGGGDAAAGGEDAAGGGDAAAGGEDAAGGGDAAAGGEDAAGGGDAAVGGGDAAGGGDAAVGGGDATGGGDAAAGGGDAAVGGGDSNGGGNASGGDTTTGGSGSATDGGSGGDCTVDLNGAECADNTDTDSVGNQPAEQGKGKDELAETGAAETTFLLIGAATMIAGGIGFRILPRLVNGRTAA, from the coding sequence TCACCGCCGCGGGTGCGGCGCAGGCCGTCGGGATCGGCGTCGACGTCCCGGGTATCGGCGTCAACGCCGAGGCCAACCAGGACGGCGTGAACATCGGTATCGACGGCCAGGACGACGCGGCGGGTGGCGGCGACGCCGCCGCTGGTGGCGAAGACGCGGCCGGTGGTGGCGAAGACGCGGCCGGTGGTGGCGACGCGGCCGGTGGCGCCGATGTCGCGGGTGGCGCGGATGTCGCCGGTGGCGCCGACGTGGCGGGTGGCGGTGACGCTGCTGCTGGTGGTGAGGACGCCGCAGGCGGTGGCGACGCTGCTGCTGGTGGTGAAGATGCTGCGGGTGGCGGTGACGCTGCTGCTGGTGGTGAGGACGCTGCGGGTGGCGGTGACGCTGCTGCTGGTGGTGAGGACGCCGCAGGCGGTGGCGACGCTGCTGCTGGTGGTGAAGATGCTGCGGGTGGCGGTGACGCTGCTGCCGGTGGTGAGGACGCCGCAGGCGGTGGCGACGCTGCTGTCGGCGGTGGCGACGCCGCGGGTGGTGGCGACGCGGCTGTCGGCGGTGGCGACGCGACCGGTGGCGGTGACGCTGCCGCTGGTGGTGGCGACGCGGCTGTCGGCGGTGGCGACTCCAACGGTGGCGGCAACGCCTCGGGCGGCGACACCACCACCGGCGGCTCCGGCTCCGCGACCGACGGCGGTAGCGGCGGCGACTGCACCGTCGACCTGAACGGTGCCGAGTGCGCCGACAACACCGACACCGACTCGGTCGGCAACCAGCCGGCCGAGCAGGGCAAGGGCAAGGACGAGCTCGCCGAGACCGGTGCGGCCGAGACCACGTTCCTGCTCATCGGTGCCGCGACGATGATCGCCGGAGGCATCGGCTTCCGGATCCTCCCGCGCCTGGTGAACGGCCGCACGGCCGCCTGA